The genomic interval CCGGGTTCCGGTTCGACGTGGCGTTGGTGTCCGCGGGGGTCACGGCCTGCATCCTGTGCCCGCGGATGAGCCGCGAGCTGGGCGTGGTGGCGATCGACTTCGGCCACGCGGCGGACGAGACGCTCGCCGGCGAGCCGCTCTTCAAGCGCGTGCGGCGGCCGGAGGGCCCGCTGGCGCTCGCGGACCTGAACGACATCGTGCTTCGGGCGCACCCGGGGAAGCTGGCCTACGCGTTCTGGCAGTATCGCGACCTGAAGCGGAGCGAGAGCGCCTCGGCGGGCCGCTACACCGCCCTGTACGAAGACGGCGGCGGGATTCGCCGCTGGTCCTTCATCGTGAAGACGCATCGTCCCGAGGCGCTCGCGGCCGAGGCGCGCGGGATGGCGTGGGCGCGCGAGAGCGCGGCCGTGAGCGTGCCACGCCTGTATGCCGTCACCGAGCGTTATCTCGCGCAGCAGGACCTGGAGGGGACGCCGCTGACCCGGCGCGCGCGCCCCGCCTGGCGCCGCGCCGTGCGCGCGCTCGCCCGGTTCCACGCGGAGATGCGGGCGGACGCGGGGAAGGCCCGCGCCGGCCGCCGTGCGGGAGGCGCCGCCGGGGACGGCCCGGCCGCACCGCCCGTCGAAACGCTGGCCGCGAGGCGTGGGCAGGCCGAGGACATTCTCTCGCGCGCCGAGCGGGTCGCGTCGCGCATGCGCCCGCAGGACCGGGAGCTCTGGCACGAGATTCTGCGTGAATGGCGCGCGCTCGACGCGTTCGAGCCGGCCGACGGTGACCTCGCCCTCACGCACGGGGACCTGCACGCGCACAACATCCTCGTCCCCGACGACCCGGCCGCGCTCCCGGCGCTCGTCGACTGGGAGACGGCCGCCGAACGCATGCCGGTCTTCGACGTCTCGCACCTCTCGGACGGCCTTCCGGCGGCCGCGCGCGACGAGCTCCTCGCCGAGTACGCCCGCGCCCGCGCCGACGCCGGCTGGCCCTGCCGGCCGCGCGACCTGGTCCACG from Clostridia bacterium carries:
- a CDS encoding aminoglycoside phosphotransferase family protein → MDRVDIEAEQRVYDELEERRLLPGVDWRAILAEGVRALAGETLPLIDVHEVAYRIRRALDARRPLSLIRLGDGEALTLAQGLVLSPDEAARRLPLLAETKVVSPSFGARDALLRAIGEADLIGVPLARLENFQPLLAQALDEAGVRLPRDRLTNSVVNYQLRDHGYWTDLLAGRRVLVVGGPGTSFAAWLQRHGVDVVGAVGPVRGYPDLEPALRECAGFRFDVALVSAGVTACILCPRMSRELGVVAIDFGHAADETLAGEPLFKRVRRPEGPLALADLNDIVLRAHPGKLAYAFWQYRDLKRSESASAGRYTALYEDGGGIRRWSFIVKTHRPEALAAEARGMAWARESAAVSVPRLYAVTERYLAQQDLEGTPLTRRARPAWRRAVRALARFHAEMRADAGKARAGRRAGGAAGDGPAAPPVETLAARRGQAEDILSRAERVASRMRPQDRELWHEILREWRALDAFEPADGDLALTHGDLHAHNILVPDDPAALPALVDWETAAERMPVFDVSHLSDGLPAAARDELLAEYARARADAGWPCRPRDLVHDYNGVHRLRIVEMTAWTLADAAASDEPQRFDDALQRLRRELWKARDVPARELAW